Within Nostoc flagelliforme CCNUN1, the genomic segment TAAAAAATTCTTTAGTTGTATCTGCTGTAACAATAGCACTTGGAATAATAATTCCACCCTGACTATCAGGTGAAGCCATAATTTTATATACAGTTTCAGCAAACACAGCATAAGTATTGATATCCCCCACCGCAGTCAACGGAAATCTACTCGACTCGCGGATAAACTTACTTTGCGCCTCAGCATCATGCTTCGCTTCTTCAAAAGCTTGTGCTAACTCAGGATTTTTCTTAGGTAATTCCTTAATCAACTTCTCCCGCGCTCCCTTATTTACAGCGTTAGCAATTTCCGCACTTTGAGAAGCAAAAAACTCTTTCTTTTGTAGCTTAATCCGTTCCCAAGGTGGATTACCCAACACACAATTAAATCCGCCTTGTTCAAATACTTCAGGAAACTCTAAACACCAGTGAAAAAAGTGTTTTTTTTCAGATAACTTATTCGCCGCATCTACAATCTTATTTAATTCGTAGTTCGTAATTCGTAATTCGTAATTATCCTCTGATTTAAGAATTTTTTCGACTTTTTCACGCTTTAAACGGTTTAATGCTTCAGTTGTCGGTAGTAACTGCAAATGATGCTCAGTTAGTGACATAAAAAATGCTGCTGTCCATAAGTTGCAAGCAGAATATTTCAACCACCAACTAGATTCTTGCAGATTCTCTTTATATTGCTTTTGCTTATCTTTAACTTGTTGTGGCGTGGTTTCAGGAATTACCCCCAACTGTCGCCACATTTCTGCATAATCTACGCTATCAGTTTCTAACTTCTCACCAATTGATAGTTGTCCTGCTTTCTTTCGTTCGTTTTTATTCCGTTTCTTAAGCTGTGTAGATAGTTTTTTATCATCCCCAGTTACCGCCTTAAACGCTTCATCAGGAATTCCTTCATCTAAACAACTCAAATCCATCACTCCCACAAGGGAATTACCACACTTAATCCTGTGATCTAAAAAATTAAGAGGTAAGCCGCGAGAAAAACCTTCAATCCATAAAGCTACTTTGCATAAATCAACAGCTAAGGGGTTTAAATCCACCCCATAAATGCAATTTTGAATAACATCTCGAATCGCTAACTTTAAAGGTTCACTACCTGGTTCAGCTTCCCCAGTGCGAATTTTAGCTAATTCCTTTCCTACCCGACGTGCTGCGGCTAATAGAAAATGACCCGAACCGCAGGCAGGGTCTACAATTTTGAGGTCGAGAAGTGCTTTTTCTAATTCTTGATGGTTACTGAGCGTAGTCGAAGTATTGCTTTCTGCATTCCGAAGCTTTTCTTTCGTACTACGAAGTTTTTCATCAATTACAGGTTCTAAAGCTGTTTTTATCAGTTGTCCTACTAGCTGCGGTGGCGTATAGTAAGAACCAGTAGTTTTCCTCTCACTACCAAATGCTAATTTGAATTCGCAATTTTTAGGAGAGATTTCTGGGTGAAAATCAAGCAGACTTTCATATACGCTACCCAATTCTTCTACATCTAAGGCAGTATAATTTACCCGTCGTAATTGCCCCTTATCTTGATATAATGATAACTCCCGAATGGCGACTAGTAAATCGTGATTATCAATAGTACAATCATCTAAAGCTGGTAGAGTGTACGAACCAAATAAATCGCCATTTAATGGTGATAATCCTAAATATTTTCCCCGCCAATTTTCATCAAACAGCAAGAATGTAACCCGCAAACCCTGCCATAAATCTTGAAAGCCTTCCCGCCGCCAATGGGGACGCTCGGCTAATTCTCGCAGTCGCTCAATGCTGTAATATTCTCGGTAGATTCGTGCTTTCTCTACATCATCTCCAATTAATAAATTACGGGACTCTGCCACCATCAAAAACAGCAGGCGATAAATCAACCGCAACAGTTGGCGATAAAAAACTAATTCGTAATTATTGGAGAATTTTTGGCGGAGGTGTTCGTTTTGCGGATGTTGTAAAAAACCAGTGCCTAGCTGTATTAGTGCTTTTTCTACCCCATCTCGGAGTCTGTCGCGTACCCGTCCCCCCTGTTGCAGTGCTTCTTGGTGGTAATATTCCAGCAAGCACTTATCCGCATCATCTATACCTTCAGGCAAGCGGGAACGGTGGAACAACCGATAAAATAGCCCAAACTCAGCAAAGTTCTCGCCACTGAGAATCTGCTCTAAGTCAAATTCGATATATGTAAGACGAGTCATCAATGAAGAGTCGCGCAGTAACCGCCAGCGAAAACCATTGGTTGCGATCGCCCACAGATGCTCTGTTTTGTTAAGATACTCTTGCACCAGTGCGTGTGTTGATAACCTGGGTGTCCCACTGGGAGGACGTTTATCGATTTCTAGCCGACAACCAATAATGTGGATAGGTGGCTTATTTTCTCCCGATTCTGCACGGTGAGAAATCGCATAGGTTTGTCCTTCTACGACTTCGGCTGTTGCAGTGTATACAGGTTCATAACCTAGACTTTGCAGTAATGGCACTGTCCAAAGTTCACGGGTAATGGTAGTAGCCGAATTATTTTCATCTAGCCTTGCCAATGCCCGTTGAAATGCTGCCCAGTATGCTTTAGCATCGCCCCAGGCAGTAGCAATTTCATCTGCTAGCTTGTCAGTTTTATTAAAACCAAAGTCTTCTGGCAATTGTCCTTTGATGCTGCCTTCTAGCATTTGGGCAGTCATATCCGGAGCTAGTAAATTTCCTTCAATTTGAAGCGCAGTTAATGTAGTTTTCATATCTGGAGAATTAAAAATAAAAGATTACTGGCAGGTAGAAGTACTTTGTACGACTACCAGCCTTTTACTTACGTCCGGGTTGGAGGATGAAAATGCCGAGAACATCCATCGGCAATTGGGGAATGACGCGAATTCGACCTTCTTTGGTAATGTCCCTTACGCGCCTATGACCTTGTAATAATTCTTCTGCTCTTTCTCTGGCAAACTTTTCCAAAGCTGGCTGGAGTTCTTCTAGCCTTTGAACCAAATCAGCAATTTCCACCTGCTTAATAGCTTTACTAACATCACTGACTGGCTTCGCTTCTTGCAGTAGCGATGTTGCTTCCAACTGCGATAACCAGTTAGGGCTAGAAGGCGAACCTGTAAAGCCAATAACCGCGCATTCTTCCGCTAGTAAAGATGTGGTATTTCGCGTTTCTGTAGTACGTTTAGAACTGTCTAACAAATGCCGTAATCTTACCAGCAGCAAAGTTGTGCGCTTTTGTACCGCATTAGTTGTAGTAAAGCCGCATCGTGCTGCGATCGGTTCTGTAGTGTGAGAGAGTGCATCTTCTAAGATGTACCGCGCTAAACCTTCCACCAAAGGGTGATTCCGCCCCACGTATTCCACGCCCTCCGGCGCTGGGGTAGTAAAAGAGAGTAAACGCGACTTATTCCCTAAAGTTGACTTGAGAAAATCCGGTGGTTGGGAAAGTAACCATCCCTGCTTTTTCTTAATTAAAGAACAAGAAATGCGATCGCAAGCCGAGAGGACAAATCGCTCCACATCCTGCTCATTCCCTAAAATCTGGTCAGAGTCAATTAATTCCTGTTCTACTTGCTCAGGCTTAATGGCACGTTGAGCAAAGCGAGTCCGATTGGTTTTTTCGCGTTCTACTGCCTTGTCCCAATTCTTATGAACTTTATCAACCGCAGATTCTTCTTGAAAATCAAACAGAGATAACTGGATAACTTCAGTAGTACGTTCAAACAGCGATTTAAATACTGCTTCCGCTACAGTAGTACTTTCCATTGGTACGGGAACAGTAATCCCTAAAGACTTGTGAATCTGCACAGCTTTGCGAATCAGAACATCCAGAACTGCACCATCAACAGGATTATCTCGACCATAAAGCAAGCAGGCTTTCACCTTAGTTGCTGTTTGTCCGTAGCGGTCAATACGTCCTTCGCGTTGTTCTAACCGGTTAGGATTCCAGGGTAAATCGTAGTGAATAACAGCACTGAAGTGCGTTTGCAGGTTTACCCCTTCACTCAAACAGTCTGTAGCAACTAGCACTCGTTGGGGATAAGATTTTAGCTCCTCTAGTCGAGTTTCCCGCTCATCCTCGGAAAGTTCCCCAGTAATCGCAATTACACGGATCTGACTACCTTTTTTCTCTAATTTCTGTCTGAGAGCATCAGCTACATAGTTTGCTGTAGCAATATAGCGACACCAGACAATCGGGTTCATCTGGTCTTTGAGCAGAGGTTCTACCGTAGCAATGCACGATTGCAGCTTTTGATCTTTGCCACCTTGTAACTTCTCTGCTGCTTGCACAAAAGCTTTAAGTTTACGTTTGTCTGCGTCTTTGTAACTCTGTTGTCCCTGTTCTATGACCAAAGTTGGCGAAGCATCAACTGCTTGTTCTTGCTCTGTGGGATCGTGGACATAAGAACTCATCAAATCTTCGTCTAAATCAGCCACTAAGCGTTCGCCTGATTTACTAACTTGGCGATTTAATGTAGCGATCGCAGCCGCAGGTGAAGACATGACACAACGAATCAAAGCCAAAGCCGACCAGTATCTTCCCCGGCGTTGAGCATGGCTCATGTCCGCCGTAGTCGTTTTCACTAGACCACGGGCAAAATCATAGACTTCATCAAATAGTTCTTTGTACTCTTTCGATAACTTATATGACTCCTCGCTTGACTCTCGTTCAGGAAAAGGAGTTTCATTCCCTAGCCAAAGCTTGACATCTGCCCGTCTGCGCTGAACAAAATGATTAGCTAAGTGGTCACGTTGTTTGTCAGTTAAGCTATTGAGATTGAAATGCTCAAACTCCGGCTTCAGCAAACCTAAAAGTGAGAGAAAAGATTCTTCAATCCCACTGTGAGGAGTAGCTGTAAGTAACAGTAAATGTTGTTCTTGTTTTTTGGCAATTTCTCTAATTAGCTGGTGTCGCTGCTGCTGCGACGTAGTTGTTTTATTTGGACGAGCGCAAGTGTGAGCCTCATCTACAATCACTAAATCGGGGCAGTGAGTTATAAAACTAGCACGCCGACTGTCCGCTTTGGCATAGTCTAAGCTCACAATCAGGTGGCGATAATAACTAAAAATACTGTGATTATTTGGAATGTTCCGCTCTAATTTGGAAGCGGTGCCAGAACGTACTACCACCGCATCAATATGAAACTTTTCACGTAATTCCTGCTGCCATTGATCGCATAAGTGTGGTGGACACAGTACTGCAATTCGCTTAACTTCACCTCGGTCTAGCAATTCACGAGCAATTAATCCAGCTTCGATGGTCTTACCAATACCCACGTCATCAGCTACAAGCAGTTTTACCGTCTCTAACTTTAGTGCCATCAATAAAGGAACTAACTGGTAAGGACGGGGACGCAATGACAACCGTCCTAAACAACGAAAAGGCCCTGCACCGCTACGGAGTAAAAGACGTACAGCATCCATAAGCAAAAGTGCGGCTGCATG encodes:
- a CDS encoding Eco57I restriction-modification methylase domain-containing protein codes for the protein MKTTLTALQIEGNLLAPDMTAQMLEGSIKGQLPEDFGFNKTDKLADEIATAWGDAKAYWAAFQRALARLDENNSATTITRELWTVPLLQSLGYEPVYTATAEVVEGQTYAISHRAESGENKPPIHIIGCRLEIDKRPPSGTPRLSTHALVQEYLNKTEHLWAIATNGFRWRLLRDSSLMTRLTYIEFDLEQILSGENFAEFGLFYRLFHRSRLPEGIDDADKCLLEYYHQEALQQGGRVRDRLRDGVEKALIQLGTGFLQHPQNEHLRQKFSNNYELVFYRQLLRLIYRLLFLMVAESRNLLIGDDVEKARIYREYYSIERLRELAERPHWRREGFQDLWQGLRVTFLLFDENWRGKYLGLSPLNGDLFGSYTLPALDDCTIDNHDLLVAIRELSLYQDKGQLRRVNYTALDVEELGSVYESLLDFHPEISPKNCEFKLAFGSERKTTGSYYTPPQLVGQLIKTALEPVIDEKLRSTKEKLRNAESNTSTTLSNHQELEKALLDLKIVDPACGSGHFLLAAARRVGKELAKIRTGEAEPGSEPLKLAIRDVIQNCIYGVDLNPLAVDLCKVALWIEGFSRGLPLNFLDHRIKCGNSLVGVMDLSCLDEGIPDEAFKAVTGDDKKLSTQLKKRNKNERKKAGQLSIGEKLETDSVDYAEMWRQLGVIPETTPQQVKDKQKQYKENLQESSWWLKYSACNLWTAAFFMSLTEHHLQLLPTTEALNRLKREKVEKILKSEDNYELRITNYELNKIVDAANKLSEKKHFFHWCLEFPEVFEQGGFNCVLGNPPWERIKLQKKEFFASQSAEIANAVNKGAREKLIKELPKKNPELAQAFEEAKHDAEAQSKFIRESSRFPLTAVGDINTYAVFAETVYKIMASPDSQGGIIIPSAIVTADTTKEFFSFVATQGHLSTVSRSKTFEN
- a CDS encoding helicase-related protein; this encodes MTGTLSPSPGSIVSCRSRQWVVLPSENQDVIRLRPLSGNEDEIAGIYQKLLEEKLENIQLATFPLPQATSVQDHAAALLLMDAVRLLLRSGAGPFRCLGRLSLRPRPYQLVPLLMALKLETVKLLVADDVGIGKTIEAGLIARELLDRGEVKRIAVLCPPHLCDQWQQELREKFHIDAVVVRSGTASKLERNIPNNHSIFSYYRHLIVSLDYAKADSRRASFITHCPDLVIVDEAHTCARPNKTTTSQQQRHQLIREIAKKQEQHLLLLTATPHSGIEESFLSLLGLLKPEFEHFNLNSLTDKQRDHLANHFVQRRRADVKLWLGNETPFPERESSEESYKLSKEYKELFDEVYDFARGLVKTTTADMSHAQRRGRYWSALALIRCVMSSPAAAIATLNRQVSKSGERLVADLDEDLMSSYVHDPTEQEQAVDASPTLVIEQGQQSYKDADKRKLKAFVQAAEKLQGGKDQKLQSCIATVEPLLKDQMNPIVWCRYIATANYVADALRQKLEKKGSQIRVIAITGELSEDERETRLEELKSYPQRVLVATDCLSEGVNLQTHFSAVIHYDLPWNPNRLEQREGRIDRYGQTATKVKACLLYGRDNPVDGAVLDVLIRKAVQIHKSLGITVPVPMESTTVAEAVFKSLFERTTEVIQLSLFDFQEESAVDKVHKNWDKAVEREKTNRTRFAQRAIKPEQVEQELIDSDQILGNEQDVERFVLSACDRISCSLIKKKQGWLLSQPPDFLKSTLGNKSRLLSFTTPAPEGVEYVGRNHPLVEGLARYILEDALSHTTEPIAARCGFTTTNAVQKRTTLLLVRLRHLLDSSKRTTETRNTTSLLAEECAVIGFTGSPSSPNWLSQLEATSLLQEAKPVSDVSKAIKQVEIADLVQRLEELQPALEKFARERAEELLQGHRRVRDITKEGRIRVIPQLPMDVLGIFILQPGRK